From a single Hymenobacter sp. YIM 151500-1 genomic region:
- a CDS encoding DUF350 domain-containing protein: protein MEYLNFKLIAASVIYSVIGIAILFISFFIFEKLTPRTLWREIMEEHNNALAIVAAAFIVAIAMIISSAIHG from the coding sequence ATGGAATACCTCAACTTCAAGCTCATTGCCGCTTCGGTTATTTATTCGGTTATCGGCATTGCTATTCTGTTCATCAGCTTTTTCATCTTCGAGAAGCTGACCCCGCGCACCCTGTGGCGCGAGATTATGGAAGAGCACAACAACGCCCTGGCCATTGTGGCAGCGGCATTTATTGTGGCCATAGCCATGATTATCAGCTCGGCCATACATGGATAA
- a CDS encoding polyamine aminopropyltransferase, whose product MDKVPVRRARRAVTAGASATAQPALLLGSVFVIATCGLVYELIAGTLASYLLGDSVTQFSTIIGVYLFSMGVGSWLSRYLDGSLLRWFIRLEILVGLVGGFSAPLLFVLFEYVTSFRLILYALVGLTGVLVGLEIPLLMRILENRFEFKELVSKVFTFDYIGALLASLIFPLVLVPQLGLIRTSLLFGALNVVVAGVALYRFAETRPFRRSMTLTLAGALVALAAGFAYAETIQTYTEGLAFQDRVIYSKSTAYQRIVLTKNQRELRLFLNGNLQFSSHDEYRYHEALVHPAMQALPQARQVLVLGGGDGLAVRELLKYPQLRRIRLVDLDAGMTQLFQRNSLLLSLNQRALLHPKVQVINGDAYQWVRQDTARYSCIVVDFPDPGNYSIGKLYSVAFYRELARRLAPGGWLVVQSTSPYVARRSFWCVVHTLRAAGLTTLPYHCYVPSFGEWGFVLAGRNAHWRPDAGPLPAGLRFVTPATLRDMRYFPPDMSEVPTGINQLNNQALVRYFEEDWGPYVQ is encoded by the coding sequence ATGGATAAAGTGCCCGTGCGCCGGGCGCGGCGGGCAGTTACGGCGGGGGCTTCGGCCACGGCGCAGCCGGCCTTGCTGCTGGGGTCGGTGTTCGTCATTGCCACCTGCGGGCTGGTGTACGAGCTGATTGCCGGCACGCTGGCCTCCTACCTGCTCGGCGACTCCGTAACGCAGTTTTCGACCATCATCGGGGTGTACCTGTTTTCGATGGGCGTGGGCTCCTGGCTGTCGCGCTACCTCGATGGGTCTTTGCTGCGGTGGTTTATCCGGCTCGAAATTCTGGTGGGCTTGGTCGGCGGCTTCTCGGCTCCGCTGCTGTTCGTGCTGTTTGAGTACGTCACCTCGTTCCGGCTGATTCTGTACGCGCTGGTGGGGCTGACGGGCGTGCTGGTGGGGCTGGAAATTCCGCTGCTGATGCGCATTCTGGAAAACCGCTTCGAGTTCAAGGAGCTGGTATCCAAGGTGTTTACCTTCGACTACATCGGGGCCCTGCTGGCCTCGCTCATCTTCCCGCTGGTGCTGGTGCCCCAGCTGGGCCTGATTCGGACGTCCCTGCTGTTTGGGGCCCTGAACGTGGTGGTGGCCGGCGTGGCCCTGTACCGGTTTGCCGAAACCCGCCCGTTCCGGCGCAGCATGACCCTGACGCTAGCCGGGGCGCTGGTGGCCCTGGCCGCGGGCTTCGCCTACGCCGAGACCATTCAGACCTACACCGAAGGACTGGCCTTTCAGGACCGGGTGATTTACAGCAAAAGCACAGCGTATCAGCGCATTGTGCTGACTAAAAACCAGCGGGAGCTGCGCCTGTTTCTCAACGGCAACCTGCAATTCAGCTCCCACGACGAGTACCGCTACCACGAGGCCCTGGTGCACCCGGCCATGCAGGCCCTGCCCCAGGCCCGGCAGGTGCTGGTGCTGGGCGGCGGCGACGGACTGGCCGTGCGGGAGCTGCTGAAGTATCCGCAGCTGCGCCGCATCCGCCTCGTGGACCTCGACGCGGGCATGACCCAGCTGTTTCAGCGCAACAGTCTGCTACTGAGTCTCAACCAGCGGGCCTTGCTCCACCCCAAGGTGCAAGTCATCAACGGCGACGCCTACCAGTGGGTGCGCCAGGACACGGCCCGCTACAGCTGCATTGTGGTAGACTTCCCGGACCCCGGCAACTACTCCATCGGCAAGCTCTACTCGGTGGCGTTTTACCGGGAGCTGGCGCGGCGCCTGGCGCCCGGCGGCTGGCTGGTAGTGCAGAGCACTTCGCCCTACGTGGCGCGCCGCTCGTTCTGGTGCGTGGTGCACACGCTGCGCGCCGCCGGCCTCACCACCCTGCCCTACCACTGCTACGTGCCTTCGTTTGGGGAGTGGGGCTTTGTGCTGGCGGGCCGCAACGCCCACTGGCGCCCCGACGCCGGCCCCCTGCCCGCCGGCCTGCGCTTCGTGACGCCCGCCACCCTGCGCGACATGCGCTACTTCCCGCCCGACATGAGCGAAGTCCCCACCGGTATCAACCAGCTCAACAACCAAGCCCTGGTGCGTTACTTTGAAGAAGACTGGGGCCCGTATGTGCAGTGA
- a CDS encoding NAD(P)/FAD-dependent oxidoreductase gives MTSRRNFLQHAALGAAGVLLAPLAGLHVCRPGTARSHIRGSLHGANHATGHLLREPGRLPAPTRTQRVDVLIVGGGVAGLAARRELARRGFGPEQVLLVELDEQPGGNSSAGRNAVASYPWGAHYLPVPDPRNHALLAFLQEAGVVTGTDAASGLPIYNDYYLCHDPEERLYLRGHWQSGLVPELGVPAAEKVQIARFFRLIEEMRAARGTDGREAFRIPLAESSADARFRVLDEVTFAAYLDEHGFTGPHLRWYLDYCCRDDYGAPAAQVSAWAGLHYFASRKGRAHNASAADVLTWPAGNGFLVEQLRRQASSPIHTNTVAYALHDTPTGLAADCYDVVTRQTTRVEARQILLATPWFVTERLLAGLPEAPKPALAVHRAPWVVVNLTVDGLPQGPGQPLSWDNVLFGTESVGYVNASHQSLSLDAGGPKVITYYLPLPAADPVAARRLAYQTSYDEWVRRALAELETAHPGLTPHVQRADVWVWGHGMATPTPGLLWGAARQQAARPWQGKLFFAHTDLSGMSIFEEGFYQGCRAAAELASVRRA, from the coding sequence ATGACTTCCCGCCGAAACTTCTTGCAACATGCGGCTCTGGGCGCGGCTGGGGTGCTGCTGGCGCCGCTAGCGGGGCTCCACGTGTGCCGGCCGGGCACGGCGCGGAGCCACATTCGGGGCAGTTTGCACGGGGCCAACCACGCCACGGGCCACCTGCTGCGGGAGCCGGGGCGGCTGCCGGCGCCCACGCGCACCCAGCGGGTAGACGTGTTGATTGTGGGCGGGGGCGTGGCGGGGCTGGCGGCCCGGCGGGAGCTGGCGCGGCGCGGCTTCGGGCCGGAACAGGTGCTGCTGGTGGAGCTGGATGAGCAGCCGGGCGGCAACTCCAGCGCCGGCCGCAACGCCGTGGCTTCTTACCCCTGGGGCGCCCACTACCTGCCCGTGCCCGACCCACGTAACCACGCGCTGCTGGCGTTTCTGCAAGAAGCCGGCGTCGTTACCGGCACCGATGCCGCCTCGGGCCTGCCCATCTACAACGACTACTACCTCTGCCACGACCCCGAGGAGCGCCTGTACCTGCGCGGGCACTGGCAGAGCGGGTTAGTGCCCGAGTTGGGCGTGCCCGCAGCGGAAAAGGTGCAGATAGCCCGGTTTTTTCGGCTAATAGAAGAAATGCGCGCCGCCCGCGGCACGGATGGGCGCGAGGCCTTCCGGATTCCGCTGGCGGAGTCGTCGGCGGATGCGCGGTTTCGGGTGCTGGACGAAGTGACGTTTGCGGCTTACCTGGACGAGCACGGCTTCACGGGGCCTCACCTGCGCTGGTACCTCGACTACTGCTGCCGCGACGACTACGGCGCCCCGGCCGCCCAGGTGTCGGCGTGGGCGGGGCTGCACTACTTTGCCAGCCGCAAGGGCCGCGCCCACAACGCCAGCGCCGCCGACGTGCTGACCTGGCCCGCGGGCAACGGCTTCCTGGTGGAGCAACTGCGCCGGCAAGCCTCCTCCCCCATTCACACCAATACCGTAGCCTACGCCCTGCACGACACCCCGACCGGCCTGGCCGCCGACTGCTACGACGTAGTCACTCGCCAGACTACCCGCGTAGAGGCGCGGCAGATACTCCTGGCCACACCCTGGTTTGTAACCGAGCGGCTGCTGGCCGGCCTGCCCGAGGCGCCCAAGCCGGCTCTGGCCGTGCACCGCGCCCCGTGGGTGGTGGTGAATCTGACCGTGGATGGCCTACCCCAGGGCCCCGGCCAGCCGCTGAGCTGGGACAACGTGCTGTTCGGCACCGAATCGGTGGGCTACGTGAATGCCAGCCACCAGAGCCTCAGCCTCGACGCCGGCGGGCCCAAAGTCATAACCTACTACCTGCCCCTGCCCGCCGCCGACCCCGTGGCGGCCCGCCGCCTGGCCTACCAAACCTCCTACGACGAGTGGGTGCGCCGGGCCCTGGCCGAGCTGGAAACCGCCCACCCCGGCCTCACGCCCCACGTGCAGCGCGCCGATGTGTGGGTATGGGGCCACGGCATGGCGACGCCCACGCCCGGCTTGCTGTGGGGCGCAGCCCGCCAGCAGGCCGCCCGCCCCTGGCAGGGCAAGCTGTTTTTCGCTCACACCGACCTGAGCGGCATGTCTATCTTCGAGGAGGGATTCTACCAGGGCTGCCGGGCCGCTGCCGAGCTAGCCAGTGTCAGGCGCGCTTAG